The Burkholderia cepacia genome includes a region encoding these proteins:
- the otsB gene encoding trehalose-phosphatase: MQSVPASLSLTDTAFFFDFDGTLVELAPTPDSIHVPPSLLTLLDELQRRSHGAVAIVSGRGIDNLDTFLKMPGLPIAGLHGAERRDANGDTQRIGFNDERLLRIERELAAVVDRHPGMLLEIKGAAVALHYRNAPEREAAARAATERLVADYADAYVLQPGKMVFEIKPKGVDKGRALAAFLDEPPFAGRVPLFAGDDLTDEKGFAVVNARGGLSIKVGAGETSARMRLDSVDALHEQIAHWLGAGQPHA, encoded by the coding sequence ATGCAATCCGTTCCGGCTTCCCTGTCCCTGACCGATACCGCGTTCTTCTTCGACTTCGACGGCACGCTCGTCGAACTGGCGCCGACGCCCGACAGCATTCACGTTCCGCCGTCGTTGCTGACGCTGCTCGACGAGCTGCAGCGCCGCTCGCACGGTGCGGTCGCGATCGTGTCCGGGCGCGGTATCGACAACCTCGACACGTTCCTCAAGATGCCCGGCCTGCCGATCGCCGGCCTGCACGGCGCGGAGCGCCGCGATGCGAACGGCGACACGCAGCGCATCGGCTTCAACGACGAACGCCTGCTGCGCATCGAGCGCGAACTGGCGGCCGTCGTCGACCGTCATCCGGGCATGCTGCTCGAAATCAAGGGCGCGGCCGTCGCGCTGCACTACCGCAACGCGCCCGAGCGCGAGGCGGCTGCGCGCGCGGCCACCGAGCGCCTCGTCGCCGACTATGCCGATGCGTATGTGCTGCAGCCCGGCAAGATGGTGTTCGAGATCAAGCCGAAGGGTGTCGACAAGGGGCGCGCGCTGGCCGCGTTCCTCGACGAGCCGCCGTTCGCGGGCCGCGTGCCGCTGTTCGCGGGCGACGACCTGACCGACGAGAAGGGCTTCGCGGTGGTCAACGCGCGCGGCGGCCTGTCGATCAAGGTCGGCGCGGGCGAGACGTCCGCCCGCATGCGGCTCGATTCGGTCGACGCGCTGCATGAGCAGATCGCGCACTGGCTCGGTGCGGGGCAGCCGCACGCATGA
- a CDS encoding ABC transporter ATP-binding protein — protein MESLTPAQRNAHNAKLSSYAHRPIAFLFRYIRLHPVAHLIVLCSVLAAVGCALGSQYAIKHLIDVLATGRHHPGPLWSAFALLVGLIAADNLLWRVGGWVAAHTFVAVTGDLRRDLFQYLIGHSPTYYSEKQPGTLASRITATSNAVYTSENTMAWNVLPPCIAVMGAILMIIVVNPMMAAGLLGCSAVLSVILFKLAGRGSARHHAFAAKAAAVDGELVDVIGNMGLVRAFGMTLREQKRFGATVKAEMDARQQSLLYLEKLRLLHAVITAMLSAGLLGWALWLWDQGRATSGDIVLVSSLGFTILHGTRDLAVALVDVTQHIARLSEAVKTLLEPHGMPDRSDAQPLSAKGGRVDFERVTFAYPHRRAILDHFDLHIEPGQRVGLIGKSGAGKSTVLALLQRFYDTQDGVVQVDGQDVKTITQDSLRHAIALVPQDISLLHRTIYDNIAYGRPEATRDEVLAAARDARCAEFIEAMPEGYDTIVGDRGVKLSGGQRQRIAIARAILKNAPILLLDEATSALDSASEEAIQSALDRLMVGRTVIAIAHRLSTLRNFDRIIVMNNGKVIDDGPPDVLRNRPGLYRDLLAKQHGRHHAAPDGSTPTGERVA, from the coding sequence TTGGAATCTCTCACCCCTGCCCAGCGCAACGCCCACAACGCGAAGCTGTCGAGCTACGCGCACCGGCCGATCGCGTTCCTGTTCCGCTACATCCGCCTGCACCCCGTCGCCCATCTGATCGTGCTCTGCAGCGTGCTGGCCGCCGTCGGCTGCGCGCTCGGCTCGCAATACGCGATCAAGCACCTGATCGACGTGCTGGCGACCGGGCGTCATCACCCCGGCCCGCTGTGGAGCGCATTCGCGCTGCTCGTCGGGCTGATCGCGGCCGACAACCTGCTGTGGCGCGTCGGCGGCTGGGTCGCCGCGCATACGTTCGTCGCGGTCACCGGCGACCTGCGGCGCGACCTGTTCCAGTACCTGATCGGCCATTCGCCGACCTACTACTCCGAAAAGCAGCCCGGCACGCTCGCGAGCCGCATCACGGCCACGTCGAACGCCGTCTACACGTCGGAGAACACGATGGCGTGGAACGTGCTGCCGCCGTGCATCGCGGTGATGGGCGCGATCCTGATGATCATCGTCGTCAATCCGATGATGGCCGCCGGCCTGCTCGGCTGTTCGGCCGTGCTGTCCGTGATCCTGTTCAAGCTCGCCGGGCGCGGCTCGGCCCGCCACCATGCGTTCGCGGCGAAGGCCGCCGCGGTCGACGGCGAACTCGTCGACGTGATCGGCAACATGGGCCTCGTGCGTGCGTTCGGGATGACGCTGCGCGAACAGAAGCGCTTCGGCGCAACGGTCAAGGCCGAGATGGATGCGCGCCAGCAGAGCCTGCTCTATCTCGAAAAGCTGCGCCTGCTGCACGCGGTGATCACCGCGATGCTGTCCGCCGGCCTGCTCGGCTGGGCGCTGTGGCTGTGGGACCAGGGCCGCGCGACATCGGGCGACATCGTGCTCGTCAGCTCGCTCGGCTTCACGATCCTGCACGGCACGCGCGACCTCGCGGTCGCGCTCGTCGACGTCACGCAGCACATCGCGCGCCTGTCCGAAGCCGTCAAGACCTTGCTCGAGCCGCACGGGATGCCCGATCGCTCGGACGCGCAGCCGCTGTCGGCCAAGGGCGGCCGCGTCGACTTCGAGCGCGTGACGTTCGCGTATCCGCACCGCCGCGCGATCCTCGACCACTTCGACCTCCATATCGAGCCGGGCCAGCGCGTCGGCCTGATCGGCAAGTCGGGCGCCGGCAAGTCGACCGTGCTCGCGCTGCTGCAGCGCTTCTACGACACGCAGGACGGCGTCGTGCAGGTGGACGGCCAGGACGTGAAGACGATCACGCAGGACAGCCTGCGCCACGCGATCGCGCTCGTGCCGCAGGACATCTCGCTGCTGCACCGGACGATCTACGACAACATCGCATACGGCCGCCCCGAAGCGACCCGCGACGAAGTGCTCGCGGCCGCGCGCGACGCGCGCTGCGCGGAGTTCATCGAAGCGATGCCGGAAGGCTATGACACGATCGTCGGCGACCGCGGCGTCAAGCTGTCGGGCGGCCAGCGCCAGCGCATCGCGATCGCGCGCGCGATCCTGAAGAACGCGCCGATCCTGCTGCTCGACGAAGCGACGTCCGCGCTCGACAGCGCATCCGAGGAAGCGATCCAGAGCGCGCTCGACCGCCTGATGGTCGGTCGCACGGTGATCGCGATCGCGCACCGCCTGTCGACGCTGCGCAACTTCGACCGGATCATCGTGATGAACAACGGCAAGGTCATCGACGACGGCCCGCCCGACGTGCTGCGCAACCGCCCCGGCCTGTACCGCGACCTGCTCGCGAAGCAGCACGGCCGCCATCACGCGGCGCCCGACGGCAGCACGCCGACCGGCGAACGCGTGGCCTGA
- the otsA gene encoding alpha,alpha-trehalose-phosphate synthase (UDP-forming), with protein sequence MSRLIIVSNRVAPISEGEPAAGGLAIGVYDALKETGGMWFGWSGEVVASGAPQIRVEEHGPVTFATIGLSRRDYDQYYRGFSNATLWPAFHYRTDLIQYDRHEFEGYSRVNVWLARQLVPLLQDDDVIWVHDYHLIPFARALRAAGVKNRIGFFLHIPFPAAQVLVNVPPHRDLVESLCAFDLLGFQTEPDLRAFCDYVESEADGVIERDGRAATVRAFGRTLRAAAYPIGVHPDEIASLAQAGEHGKAVRTLATSLRGRKLIMSVDRLDYSKGLVERFRAFEKLLEHEPSHRNRVSFLQIAPSTRAELRAYQDIRLQLEGESGRINGRFAELDWAPILYIHRQYDRQLLAALYRLARVGYVTPLRDGMNLVAKEYVSAQDPDDPGVLVLSRFAGAARELTGALIVNPIDIDGMADALSQALTMPLAERRARYTDMIAQLRENNVSVWRDNFLRDLQRA encoded by the coding sequence ATGAGTCGCCTCATCATCGTTTCAAACCGCGTCGCACCGATTTCGGAAGGCGAACCGGCGGCAGGCGGCCTCGCGATCGGGGTCTACGATGCGCTGAAGGAGACGGGCGGCATGTGGTTCGGCTGGAGCGGCGAGGTCGTCGCGTCCGGCGCGCCGCAGATTCGCGTCGAGGAGCACGGGCCGGTCACGTTCGCGACGATCGGCCTGTCGCGGCGCGACTACGACCAGTATTACCGCGGCTTCTCGAACGCGACGCTGTGGCCCGCGTTTCACTACCGCACCGACCTGATCCAGTACGACCGCCACGAGTTCGAAGGCTACAGCCGCGTGAACGTGTGGCTCGCCCGGCAGCTCGTGCCGCTGCTGCAGGACGACGACGTGATCTGGGTGCACGACTATCACCTGATCCCGTTCGCGCGCGCACTGCGCGCGGCCGGCGTGAAGAACCGCATCGGCTTCTTCCTGCACATCCCGTTTCCCGCCGCGCAGGTGCTCGTCAACGTGCCGCCGCATCGCGATCTCGTCGAGTCGCTGTGCGCGTTCGACCTGCTCGGCTTCCAGACCGAACCCGACCTGCGCGCGTTCTGCGACTACGTCGAATCCGAAGCGGACGGCGTGATCGAGCGCGATGGGCGCGCGGCGACGGTGCGCGCATTCGGCCGGACGCTGCGCGCGGCCGCGTACCCGATCGGCGTGCATCCGGACGAGATCGCGTCGCTCGCGCAGGCCGGCGAGCACGGCAAGGCGGTGCGCACGCTCGCGACGTCGCTGCGCGGCCGCAAGCTGATCATGAGCGTCGACCGGCTCGATTACTCGAAGGGGCTCGTCGAGCGCTTCCGCGCGTTCGAGAAGCTGCTCGAGCACGAGCCGTCGCATCGCAACCGCGTGTCGTTCCTGCAGATCGCGCCGTCGACCCGCGCGGAGCTGCGCGCGTACCAGGACATCCGCCTGCAGCTCGAAGGAGAGTCGGGGCGCATCAACGGACGCTTCGCCGAGCTCGACTGGGCACCGATCCTCTATATCCATCGCCAGTACGACCGCCAGCTGCTTGCGGCGCTGTACCGGCTCGCGCGGGTCGGCTACGTGACACCGTTGCGCGACGGGATGAACCTCGTCGCGAAGGAGTACGTATCCGCGCAGGATCCGGACGATCCGGGCGTGCTCGTGCTGTCGCGCTTCGCGGGCGCCGCGCGCGAGCTGACGGGAGCGCTGATCGTCAATCCGATCGATATCGACGGGATGGCCGATGCGTTGTCGCAGGCGCTGACGATGCCGCTCGCCGAGCGGCGCGCGCGTTATACGGACATGATCGCGCAGCTTCGCGAGAACAACGTGTCGGTGTGGCGCGACAACTTCCTGCGCGATCTGCAGCGCGCCTGA